In Thermofilaceae archaeon, the DNA window ACGGGAGCGAGGAGGAGATCCGCGACGCGCTGGTCGAGAACCCCCACTTGATCAAGGAGGGCTTGAAGCCGGTTGAGATCGAGAGGAGGACGCGCGCGGGCTTCATCGACGCGCTCTTCACCGATAGCGACGGGAGGCTCGTGGTCGTTGAGGTGAAGAAGGGGGTGGCTGGCGCCGATGCAGTGGTGCAGCTTAAGCGGTACGTTGAGGCGCTGAAGCGGGAGCTGGGCCGCGAGGTCGTGGGCATCCTCGCGGCCGAGAAGCTGGCGAAGGGGGCTCAAGCCCTCCTCGCCAGAGAGGGGCTGGAGTTCAGGAGGATCGACCCGAAAGTACTGCAGAAGCTCAAGCGAACCGGAAGGCTTATCTAGGACTCCTCGAGCGGCGCAGACCGTAAGAGTTGATTTAAATGGGGATTCGCGAGAAGATCGGTTTGATTAGGGGGTACATCCCCGCCGACGACGCGACAGTCGAGGCTTTTTCAGACCTCCTCGAGAAGCAGGCCCAACTGAAAACCCGGTACGCTGAAACTCTATCACGCGTCGATGTGAAAAGCCTCGGAAGAACGATCGCCGAGGGTAAGCCGGCAGCATCCGAAGCTGGGATCTGGCTGACGGAGGAGGAGATCGCGGAGGGCGTTAGAGCGGTTGCA includes these proteins:
- a CDS encoding endonuclease NucS — its product is GSEEEIRDALVENPHLIKEGLKPVEIERRTRAGFIDALFTDSDGRLVVVEVKKGVAGADAVVQLKRYVEALKRELGREVVGILAAEKLAKGAQALLAREGLEFRRIDPKVLQKLKRTGRLI